From one Rhizobium rosettiformans genomic stretch:
- a CDS encoding rhodanese-like domain-containing protein, translating to MPSLVSEIPAADPALVAQYYQARLTFETDCWDVHEVMSRGEADFVLLDVRGPKLYERGHVPGAINLPHGKMTERKMAEWPEDTLFVVYCAGPHCNGTDRAALRLARLGRRVKVMIGGMTGWADEGFEIESGA from the coding sequence ATGCCAAGTCTCGTCAGTGAAATTCCCGCCGCCGATCCGGCCCTTGTCGCTCAGTATTATCAGGCGCGGCTCACCTTCGAGACCGACTGCTGGGATGTGCATGAGGTGATGAGCCGTGGCGAGGCGGACTTCGTGCTTCTCGACGTGCGCGGACCGAAGCTTTACGAAAGGGGGCATGTGCCCGGCGCCATCAACCTGCCGCATGGCAAGATGACCGAGCGAAAGATGGCGGAATGGCCCGAGGACACGCTGTTCGTCGTCTATTGCGCCGGGCCGCATTGCAACGGCACGGATCGGGCGGCGCTCAGGCTTGCTCGGCTCGGGCGTCGGGTCAAGGTGATGATCGGCGGGATGACCGGCTGGGCGGATGAAGGTTTCGAGATCGAAAGCGGGGCCTGA